In Ruania alkalisoli, the DNA window GTTGCCAGGTGGCGCAGCGCTTTCGACCCGGCAACGCGCAGGACCGCTCCCCGCGGACTAGCCCGTCGTGAGTCGTCGCCCGGTACGGCTCCCGACCGTGACCGGGCCTTCGCACCGGTCTACACACCACCGTAGGCGGCCATGAACTCCTCGCTCGGCGCGATGGGCTGGATGACGTCGAGCAGGACGCCGTCGGGAGCGGTCACGATCACATGACGCTGCCCGAACGGTTCGTCACGCAGTGGCTGCACGATCTGCACGCCCTGAATCCCGAGGATCCTCCGGTGGACTGCGTCGACATCGTCGACTTCGAGATTCATGAGCACACCGGCGGGAAGTGCCCCGTACCCCGGCGGGATGGTCTCGTGGTCGTGCGCCAGGATTGCCAGCTCACATGCGTCCAGCCGCAGGCTGACGTACCAGTCAGACTCGAACGTGGTCTCGAACCCGACGACGTCGCGGTAGAAGGATGCGGCGGCGGCGACGTCCCGCGACATGAGCACGGGGTAGACGCTGGTGACAGACATGAGGCCTCCTTTAAGTACACTGCGTATGTAACGAGTTCGACTATACATACACTGTGAATGTAAAGGAAGTCAGATGCCCCGCGCCTCCGCCGCCGACGCCGCCAGGACCGCTCAACGCGTGTTGGAAGCGGCCACTGAACAGTTCGCGTCCCGCGGCTTCGCCGATGTCTCTCTCGACGACGTCGCTCGGGCGGCCGAGGTCACACGCGGAGCGGTGTACCACCACTACGGCAGCAAGGCGAAGTTGTTCGCCGCGGTCGCGGCAGCGCTCCAGGTGCAGATCGCAGCGGTCGTGGCCGGCGCTGCCGACAGGGCTGGCGGTGACCCGGGCAACCAGCTCCGAGCGGGGTCCCACGCATTCCTCGACGCGATCACCGCAGCTCCGGCCGTTCGCATCCTGCTCATCGACGCACCTGCTGTCGTGGGCTGGCAGGAGTGGCGCCGGCTCGATACCGAGAACTCGGCGGCCCACCTGCGCGAGGCTCTACTCGCGGTGGGCATCGACCAGACACTTCTCGACGCGACCACGGCCCAGCTTTCGGGTGCGATGAACGAGACGGCACTCTGGGTCGCCCAGCACGAGAACCCTGCTGCCGCCCGGGAACAGTCGCACAGCGCTCTCGACAGACTTCTCACCGCACTGCTGTGAGGACAACGAAGAAGGCCCGGACCCTCGCGGATCCGGGCTCTTTCGGACGTTTTGCAACATCACGACCGTGGAGCTAGGGGGAACCGTCTGTCCTCGCTCCGCTGCGGCAGACTCGGCGAATCCACTCCGCCTCCGACATGCTTGTGGGGACCGGCGAAAAACGTACCGGTCCCCACAAACATATCGTGGAGCTAGGGGGATTCGAACCCCCGACCTCTTCCATGCCATGGAAGCGCGCTACCAACTGCGCCATAGCCCCGAGTGGGTTGCCCTCACGAGCGGGTTTGAGTCTAGACGATCCGTGCCGCTCGTGCGAAATCGGCTTCCTGCACCCCCACATTGTGGGCGGCCAGACGCCAGCTCGGCACTCCCCCACCGGCATGCCTCAGCACTGACCAGTGACAGTTGCCAATCCCTGTGATTCCGCGCCAATCCTCGGCATCCTGACCCAGCAGAGCAGCGATCCCGCAGGAGATCGCGGCCCCGTGAGACGTGACGACCAGCACATCTGACGCGCTCAGCCTCGCCGCGACAGCCTCAATGGTCCGCGACACCCTGTGACCAACCTCACGGCGAGTCTCGGCCTCGACACCCTCGGGGTGATCGCCGGATTGCCATGCGTGGAACTGCTCCGGCCACCCGGCCTTGACCTCGGGATGGGTCAGGCCCTCCCACACGCCGAAGCTACGCTCGCGCACCCCCGGATCGGTCGCCACCGGCAGCCCGGCCCGCTCTCCCAGTGCCTGCGCTGTCGCGAACGCACGGTTCAGATCGGAGGTGAGGATCGCCGTCGGGCGCGCCTGGGTGAGCACAGCGGCAGCCACCTCGGCCTGACGCACACCCGTGGCGTTCAGGGGGATGTCCACCTGCCCCTGCAGCCGCCCCTCGACGTTGTAGTCGGTCTGCCCGTGCCGCCAGAGGATGACGGTCCCGGCAGTCACAGGCTCCCGTCCAGCCCTGCCCGGCTGTCAGTACCGTCAGACTCGCCGATCTCCCCGCGAGCCTCCTCCGGAAGCTCGATCACCGGGCAGTCTTTCCAGAGCCGTTCGAGGGCGTAGAAGACGCGGTCCTCCTCGTGCTGGACGTGCACGATGATGTCCGTGAAGTCGAGCAGCACCCAGCGGCCCTCCGCCACGCCTTCCTTGCGGGCAGGCTTGACACCTTCGGCACGCATGGCCTCCTCGACGGCGTCGACGATCGAACGCACCTGGCGTTCGGTGGAGCCGGATGCGACCACGAAGACGTCCGTGAGCACAAGCTGTTCGGAGACATCGAGGGCGATGACCTCCCGGGCCTTGATGCCAGCCGCGGCGCGGGCCGCCACAACGGCGAGATGGCGTGATCGGTCGTCGGCAGGCACGTGTCTCCTTGGGTCGTCTCTCGAGTTTAAGCAGTGTCAGTGAGCCACGCGGTCACTGTCGCGAGCGCGTCACCGTCGAACAGGTCGCCGGTCGCCATCCGCCACACGAGCAGGCCCAGGACAGCCACGGCGAGCAGGAGCACGAGGATGTACAGCGCCAACAACCAGCGGGGCGTGTGGTGACGTTCGTCCTCGTCGTGGTCCTCGGCCTCGCTGATCACGTCCTCACGCTCGGCTTCCAGCCGCAGCACGGGGTTCTCCCCCGTGTCAGTGCCGGCAAGGCTGGGCCAGCGGGGTCGCATGTCGAAGCGGTCGTCAGCCTCCTCGACGGCGGAGCTCACCGCAGGCGTCTCGCTCTCTTCGACAGGCGGGCCACCCTGCTCGACGGCGGAGCTCACCTCTGGCACGTCCGGCTCGCCTGGTGAGGGGGCGCCGTCGGCCTGCGCGGGTACGGCGTCGGATTCCGTGGGCGCGTCAGAAGTGGCGGGGTTGGGTTCGTCAGACGCGGCCGGGCCGCTGGGCTCGTCCAGAGCGGGGATCTGCGCCGGAGTCTGGAGGATTTCGTCGTCGTGCTCCGAGGGTGACTGCGGTGCGGCATTGATGTCCCGCACCGCTCGCTGGATGCCGGTCAGCTCACCGGTCGCGTCGACCGTCCGGATTCCCCATGCCGTGGCGGGCGGGCGGATCACCGGCCGGCGACCGGTGCTGGTCCTGCTCTGCTCGGGCTCCCCTGCAGGTCCGGCATCCGAGGTGCCGGTATCGGTGGTGTCGATCTCGCCGGTGCCCGGAGCCTCGGCGTCTGCGTCCCCCGCTGCCGCGGCATCGGCGGCCGCGCGCTGCTGGCGCAACGACCGTCGTGAGACGCGGCGGGGCGTCTGGTGCGGAGCATGCGCCTCCGGCTGAGCGGGCGCTGCCGGTTCGACCGAATGCTCAGGCTCAGGCTCAGGCTCAGGCTCAGGCTCAGGCGAGGCCACTGTCTCGGTCGGCAGATCGTCCCCCGCGGGCGCGCCAGCGCTCGCATCCTCCGCCTCAGCGCCAGCGGGAGGTGACCCGTCCACGTCGGCGGGCTGCGCCGTCGGGATCTGACCATTGGGCACCAGCGCGTGCTGACCGGAGGTGATGGTGGGGACCTCGCCGGTGGGCTCGTACCCGTCTTCAGTGACGCGGATGGCGCCGCTGGCGAGGGCCTCCTCCAGTGCTCGGCGCTCGCGCCGGCTCATCGGCTGCTCGGCGGCTCGGGCGGCCGCGCGTGAACGCTCCGCCTCGCGGCGCCGCCGGCGCTCTCCCAGGCCCCCGGTCGGAGTCTCGCTCACGAGACCACCTCCGCAGGGTGTTGAAAGGTTGCAGGGTCGACGTAGAGCCCATGTTTGGCGATGTACTGCACCACGCCGTCCGGCACCAGGTACCAGACGGCCTTACCCGCCTGTACCCGCTTGCGGCAGTCGGTGGAGGAGATCGCCATCGCGGGAATCTCCTGCAGCGAGTACTCCCCCGGGGGCAGATCCTCAGTGTCGAAGTGGTGGCCCGGGCGGGTCACGCCCACGAAGTGCGCGAGATCCCAGAGGGCGTCGGAGTCCTTCCAGGAGAGGATCTGACCGAGCGCATCGGCACCGGTGATGAAGAAGAGCTCAGCATCCGGGTACACGGCGTGCAGATCCCGCAGCGTGTCGATCGTGTACGTGGTGCCGGGGCGATCGATGTCCACGCGGGAGACGGAGAACAAGGGGTTGGAGGCCGTCGCGATCACCGCCATCAGGTACCGGTGCTCGGCAGTTGTGACCGCGCGGTCGAGCTTGAACGGCTGCGCCCCGGTCGGCACGAACACCACCTCGTCCAGGTCAAACTCGTCGGCCACCTCACTGGCAGCGACGAGGTGGCCGTGGTGGATGGGATCGAAGGTGCCACCCATGATTCCCACCCGCGACGGTGTGCGGGTCGCGGCGATCATCGCCACAGCCGATCAACGATGCGGACCCTGCCCATCTCAGCGGGGACGGTTGCGGGTTCCCAGGCTCCGGAACGCAAGAGTCACCAGGAGCAGGAACAGCAGGATTCCTCCGGCAACCAGACCGAACCCGATCGGCTGCAGGCCCTCGGCAGCGTGCTCGGTTTGTTCGGCAGCGATGATCAGCAGCGAGCTGCGCATCTACGTTCTCCTTCGTCTGCGTGTCACGACCCTGCCCCTAGTCTGTCATGCCGTCCGGGCCACTCAGGAATCATGGCCGCACGTGTCCCTCGCCCTGCACGATCCACGTGGTCGTGGTCAGCTCGGCCAACCCCATCGGGCCCCGGGCGTGCAGTTTCTGGGTCGAGATCCCGATCTCGGCGCCGAGACCCAGCTGGCCGCCGTCGGTGAACCGGGTGGAGGCGTTGACCAGCAGGGCCGCCGAGTCCAGCTCACCGGTGAAGCGGCGCACGGCCGCGACGTCATTGCTGAGGATGGCTTCGGTGTGCCCGGAGGACCAGGTGCGGATGTGCTCGAGCGCGGCGTCCAGGTCCGGCACCACCCGTACCGCGATGTCCATGCTCAGGTACTCGGTCGCCCAGTCCTCGTCCGTGGCAGGAACGACGTCCGCAGACGAGGGAGCGTGGGTGGCTGAGGTCTCGTCGGTGTGCAGGCGTACCCCTGCTTGGGCCAGCGCTGCGAGCGCCGCGGGGAGGAAGGACTCGGCGGCGTCGGCGTGCACAAGCAGCGTCTCGACGGCGTTGCACACCCCGACCCGCTGGGTCTTGGCGTTGAGCAGGATCTGGACGGCCTGGTCCACCTCGGCAGTGGCGTCCACGTAGATGTGGCAGTTTCCGACGCCGGTCTCGATCACCGGCACCTGGGATTCGGCCACCACGGTCTGGATGAGCCCGGCGCCGCCGCGCGGGATGAGCACGTCCACCAGTCCGCGGGCACGCATCAGGGCCCGCGCACCAGGGCGGCCGTAGGCATCGACGGACTGGATGAGCTCACGTGGCAACCCGACCCGTTCAAGTGCTTCTCCCAGCACGGCCACGATGGTCTCGTTGCTGCTCGCGGCCGCTGAGCCACCGCGCAGGAGCACCGCGTTGCCGCTCTTGAGGGCCAGTCCTGCGGCGTCCACCGTCACATTCGGCCGGGCCTCGTAGATCATCCCGACAACGCCCATCGGCACCCGTACCTGGCGCACAGTCAACCCGTTCGGCAGGGTCTGACCACGCACGACCTCCCCCACCGGGTCAGGGAGTGCAGCCAGCTCGCGGAGTGCGTCAGCGATCCCGGCGATGCGCTCCTGCGTCAGGCGCAGCCGGTCCACCAGTCCCGCATTCATCCCGGCGGCACTCTCGCGCTCCACATCGACCGCGTTGGCGGCCAGGATGCGATCAGCGTCAGCGACCAGGGCGTCGGCCAGGGCGTGCAGCGCCTCGTTCTTGGCGGCGGTGGTGGCGCTGCGTAGTGCGCGGGAGGCGGTCTTCGCCGCCTGCGCCAGTTCCCGGACCCCGGTACTCGCCTGCTCGTCGGTGACCTGTGCTGCACTGTCGACGCTCATCGCTCCAGGATACGCCGGTACCCAAGTGTTCTCCGGTGCCCGACCGCTGACCGGACTGACACGATTGGCCCGGCCGGGGCATCGTGATGCCCGGCGTGACGTATCCGTGTCGGTCCGGTCAGTCGAATCCTCAGACGACCTGCTCAGGTACGGTCCGAGGTGCCGTCTGGGCCCGGCGCAGTGCCCGGGCCCCGAACAGCGAGATCAGGGCAGCCAGGCTGGCACCGGTGATCGTGACAGCGAACGCCGGGGTGTATCCGCCCCAGTCGGCGATGCGACCCGCCGCACTGGACCCGACGGCATAGCCCAGGCCGGTCGCCGCGGCCAGCAGCGTCATCGCAGCCCCGAGCCGGCTCGGCGGGCTGATGCGCTCGGCGAGGGTGAAGGTGGTGATCATCGAGGGAGCGACGGCCAGCCCGAGAACGATGAGCACCGGAACGAGCACCCCGAGCGAGGTGACGAGCAGCAGCGGCAGGCTGAGCACCGCAAGTGCGACGGTGAACAGTCGCAGCCGGTTCTCGTACCTGAACGCCTCCGGCACCGCGACGACGGCCAGCCCAGCCGTGACCGACCCGATGCCGAGCAGCGCATGCAGCAGACCGGTCAGTCCCGGCTCCCCGGCCTCGGTGGCCAGCACCGACGCTCCCGCCTGCACCGAACCGAAGATCATCCCGATGGTCAACTGCGCGAACACGAGCACGAACAGCACGGGCGGGATGCGCACGGCCGGCACGGTGCGGTCCGGTTTCGGCACCACCGTGGCGGTGGGGTGCAGGGCGAACCACAGGCCGAATACGCCCAGCAGTACGCCAGCGGCGATCAGCGCGGCCGAAGGGTTGAGCACGGCGGCCACGACACCGACCAGCGCCGGGCCGAGGACGAAGCTCGCCTCGTCGGCGGCGCCCTCGTAGGAGAAGGCCGCATCGACGAGCCGCTGCTCAGCACCGCCGGAACGGCGTGCGATCGGGCGCCACCGCACCCGCGCCATCGTGCCCACCTGGGGCAGGAACGCCCCGCTGGCACCGGCGATGAGCACGAGCGGCCACCACGCCTCACCCGGGGTGTAGGCGGCTGCGGCCAGCACCAGCCACAGGAGTCCGGCCGCACCCACCACCGATTGCACGAGCAGCACCCGTCGCTGCCCCACTCGATCGGTGAGCGCGCCCGCGAATGGGGACGCGACGGCGTTGACGACCGCGGTCGCACCTGCGGCAGCGCCACCGGCACCGTAAGAGCCGGTGACCGCCGAGACCAGCAGCAGCGCCCCGATCTGGGACATCGCCAGCGGCAGTCGTGCCAAAAATGCGACAGCCACGTAGAGGGCGCCGGTGAGGGAGAACAGGTTCCGGTAGGAACTCAGCGGGGACATTCAGGGCTCCAGGGTGCGACGAGGCGCGCACCACCCCACCGCTGGTGCGCAGAAGCCCTGATCGCAGCACCGAGTTTACATCGCCGAAACCCGGCCTCGCCAGGTCTGGTGACCGAGCCGACACCGCCACCGCGGTCCGCAAAGTCACACGTCGATGTGGTCGTGAAGTCGGCTCGACTCAACGACCAGATCGACGAGTGATTTCTGGGTACTGGCCCCCGGGTCAGGCCGTGGCGCGCACGCGGGTCGGCGCAGCAACCCGCTGACGGCGCCCGGCCGCCGGTGCGGTCTGCACGGTCGCGGTGCGCGGCTTGCGGAGGCCGCGCGCCTCCAGCTGCGGGACGACCTCGTTCACCAGAGCCACCACATCGGTGGGCACCGAGGCGGGGATCACGGTGAATCCGTCCGCCGCACCAGCGTGCACCCACTCGGCCCACAGGTCGGTGAGATCACTCGCGGTGCCGATCGAACGCAGTGGCACCTCTCGCGGCTGCTCCTCCAACGACGTCAGCAGGTCCCAGCGCGCACGGGCGCTGGGAGCATCGGCTGAGATCAGCGCGCGCACGTCCACGAGCACCTGCACATCGTCGGCGTCGCGCCCCCACTCCACGGCAGCCTCGCGGATGGCCGCACGAGCCGCACGAGCCTCCTCGAGGGTGCCGACGCTGAGCCGGGCGACATCGGCGCGGGCGGCAGCAAGCTCGCCGTCCACCGAGGTCCGCACCGGGACGACCACCTGCGGACGCGACGTACCCGCGGAGGTGCGCGGCGCCGTCGGCCATCCGTTGATGACCGACTCCACGGCGCGCAGGCTCCGCGCTCCGGACTCAGCCACCTCCAACTGCCAGCCGGCACGGCCGGCGGAGGCGCGGTGCACGCTCGCGACCGCCCCGGCCACATGCTCCGGACGGTGGCTGCCCAGCGGCACGGTCGCCACGAGCGTGGCACCGGTGGTGTGCCGGGAGAGGCGGGAAGCGGCCACGGCCCCGTCGAGCCAGTCGTCACGACGGCGCACGCCGGCGTGGTGGAAGGTCTCGTCCAGTGTGAGCAGGTCCACGCCGCCCTTGTCGGCGAGCGAAGCGAGGCCGGCCAGGCGGCCCATGATGAAGGACTCGGCGTCGGAGTCCTCGGCGCGGCGCCACTCCCGGGGGGCGCCGGCGCCGGAGAGATCGAGGGAGATCAGGGACGTGCGAAGTGCGGCCGAAGCAGGCATGAGAGGTTCCTTGTTCTGCGAGAGCGGGGAGCTCGATCGCGCCGAGTGCACGCCGGCGTTGTCACGCCACCGGCAGGTGTGCAGCCGCGAACCGAGGGTGGTACCGAAGGGGCGGATCGCCCGAGGGACCGGTCGAGAGTTCGGCTCAGGCCGACATGGAACAGCAACACATCATGCAGGTGGCGAATCGCAGTGCAGGCCGTAGGGGCACTGGGGTCCGGTCCTGATTCATCTGATGCTGTTCCTTCTCTCGGTCACCGCGCTCGCGGTGTTGCGCTTGCCCTGCACCAGTTGGCCAGGGCCAGGTCGTCACCCGGGGCACCCCACCGCAAGTGGAGGGTTGCCGGTCAGCTGGCCGGGGCCGTGTTGTTTCCAACGTGCTGACACTCAAGACCTTGGTCATGACTGTAGAGGCCGATTGGATGACGTGTCAACCAAATCGGATGGAGGCTGCGTGGTCGGAGCCGGTCTCAGCCCGCGCCGTAGCACTGCACGGCACAGTCGAGCGCCTCGCCGCCGAAGGCGTTCGCAACCGCCTCGGCCGGACTGCTACCGCGAGCCAGCAGGCCGTGCAACTGCCCGAACCGGTCCAGAGCGGCCGTCTCGGCGATGTCGGCCGGAGCCGCCACCACCGACCGGGCGCCGGCGTGCAGCCACGCCCGCGCCATCCCGAGCGAGCCACCAGCAGCGCCGCACGCGGAGAGGATCACCACCGGCGGCACCCGGCCGAAGAGCTCGACGTCATGGCCGAACAGGTCCCCGTCCGCCAGTTGCAGGGACGCGAACAGCGGGTGCGCCTCCCGGTCCTGCCCGTGGGCGCTCACGTGCAGCAGATCCACGTCCGAGGCGAGGGTCTGGGCGTCGTCGCAGCGCTCCCCCACCGTGACCGTGTGCCATCCCTGGCGGACCAGGTCCGCCTCAGCGCTCCCGGTGCGGGTACCGGGCCCGACGACGACCCCGACACTGCGGATCGGCCCGGCATCGGTCTGGCGCAGCCACGCACTCGCCGAGGTCGGCACAGTCACCGGGACGCCCACCGTGCTCGGCAGCTGCCCCCAGGGCATCCGGGCCATCACTGCCGGTGCGGTGATCGTCAGCGACCCTGCCCCCTGTAGCGCCCGTGCAAGGATCTTGTCCAAGCCCTCGATCCGCTCCTGGAGTGCGGCACGCACCACCGGTGCGGCGAGCTGTGCCGCCATCGTCAGGTCCGCGCTGAGGCCCCCGAGGAGCTGATCCATCTCGCCCCAGGCACCCAGGTCGAGGATGTCCTCGCGGTCGCCCAGAGTGAGGGCGATCAGCCGACCCTCGATCTCCATCAGCGTGACATAGCGTCCGGCCCGTGCTCCTGCCGACCGCTCGCGCACAGCCTGCACCGTCACCGGTGCGTCGGCGGGCAGCTCCGCTGCAGCCAGCCAGCGGCCCTGACGGATCTGCGTCACCAACTGCAAACGCTCGGCCGGGTCGCCGTCAGGGCCGAGGCGGCGCAGATCGGCCAGGAGGTCCGCCAGTTCCTCCGGCGGCCGGGTGGCGGGGACCCGGGCAACGAGCTCGCGGGCCCGTTCGGACCAGGTGAGCAGGTGCTGCGCGTCGCCACTGAGCAGCGCTGCCTGCTGACCGAGCCGGATCACCCGTGCACCCAAGCGCCTGCTCACCGACTGCAGCTCCAGGCTGCCGATGCCGCGCTGCCACCGGTCGAGCTCGTCGATTGCGGCCGATGCCGCGCTCAGAGCCGCATCGGTGTCGCCTGCCCGCAGTGCCACCTCCGCCGCGACCTCACCGGCGAGCAGCCGAACGGTCAGTGGCTCCTCCTCCCCCGGGAGACGGGGCGAGGTCCCGCGCAGGCCGGCGGCGCGCATCCGCAGCGCTGCTGCCGTGTGCCGGCGCCCGGCCTGCTCCAGCCGGTCAGCGAGCCTCTCCAGGCTGTGCGCAGTCGGTGGCCTCGTGCTGCGGCACCTGGCCAGCAGCACCACCGCGCGCGCCTCGTCTGCATCGACGGCGTTGCCGTGCTGACGATTGAGACGCACTGCACGCTCGGCGGCTTCCAGAGCCTCCTCGTTGCCGAGCTGGCGGGCCAGGTGCAGATCGACATCAGCCTGCAGTCGCCAGAGCCCGCTGCCACGCAGGCGCGCGGCCACGTCGCGCAGCAGCGCCACTGCTTCACCACGGAGCCCGGCGGCGTCCAGCACCTCGGACCGGTCGATATCGAGCGTGGCGGTCACAGACAGGCCTAGTCCCGCTAGTTCGGGTCGAGCGCGGTCCATCCACCGCAGCGCCGCCACCAATTGCCCGCGGAGCAGGTGGAGGTACCCAAGATTGTGCGCATTCTGGGCTGCCGCGATGACATTCGGGCCGCGCGCACCTTCCTCGAAGTCACGCCGAGCCTTCTCATAGGCTGCCACGCTCATGTACGCAGCGCCCCGGTTGAGGAGGATGTTGCTCCGCTCTTCTCCCGTGAGAACCTCCAGCGCCCTGGTGAACAACGTGATCGCCGGAACTGTCTCCCCACGAACGAACTGGATCGTGCCGAGCTGACCGGCCAGGAGAGCATGCGCCATGGTGCCGCGCCCCACCCGCTCCAACGCGGCCTCGCACCGCGCCAGCCCCTCGCTGACCTGCCCGCGTTCCACCTCAATGTACGCGAGCGTCCCTTCGATCCGACCGAGGTCGTCCATGCTCGCGGCGCACTGGCGCGCCCGGTTCAGCAAGTTCTCCGCACCTGTGAGGTCGCCGGCGTTGGCGAGGCGCCGCGCTTCGATGTGAAGCGCGGCGGCATCCTCGGGCACACCGGTAGCGGGCGGCTCTGTCACCGCGTCATCGACCGTCCGTCACCGATCGCAGAGCGAGTTGGGCAGCCCGGAGCCGGTCCGGCACGTCCTTCGCCGGGGGAATCCTTGGTTCCAGCACCTGCGCCACTCGCGCGGCGAGCAGTGGCGCCGCGAAGGACGTGCCGCTCCAGACGGCGAAGCCGCCGCGGAAGTCGTCCAGGTCGAGCGTCTCGCTCCCCGGCCCTGTCTCCACGCTGGGCTGACGTCCGGAATCCAGCCGTGGACTGGTGCTCACCAGCGCTGCACCATCCTCCCAGCAGGTGATCCAGGTTCCTTGGTTGCTGAAGGCCGCAATGGTCCCGTTCGGGTTCCGCGCGCCCACGGAGATCAGTGGCGCCACCGACGGGTCCGGGGAGAGGGTGAACGCGGCGGGGAAGTGCGGCCGCGTGGTGGCGGCGTTGCCGGCCGAGGCGACCACGGTGGTG includes these proteins:
- a CDS encoding VOC family protein; this encodes MSVTSVYPVLMSRDVAAAASFYRDVVGFETTFESDWYVSLRLDACELAILAHDHETIPPGYGALPAGVLMNLEVDDVDAVHRRILGIQGVQIVQPLRDEPFGQRHVIVTAPDGVLLDVIQPIAPSEEFMAAYGGV
- a CDS encoding TetR/AcrR family transcriptional regulator, with amino-acid sequence MPRASAADAARTAQRVLEAATEQFASRGFADVSLDDVARAAEVTRGAVYHHYGSKAKLFAAVAAALQVQIAAVVAGAADRAGGDPGNQLRAGSHAFLDAITAAPAVRILLIDAPAVVGWQEWRRLDTENSAAHLREALLAVGIDQTLLDATTAQLSGAMNETALWVAQHENPAAAREQSHSALDRLLTALL
- a CDS encoding histidine phosphatase family protein, coding for MTAGTVILWRHGQTDYNVEGRLQGQVDIPLNATGVRQAEVAAAVLTQARPTAILTSDLNRAFATAQALGERAGLPVATDPGVRERSFGVWEGLTHPEVKAGWPEQFHAWQSGDHPEGVEAETRREVGHRVSRTIEAVAARLSASDVLVVTSHGAAISCGIAALLGQDAEDWRGITGIGNCHWSVLRHAGGGVPSWRLAAHNVGVQEADFARAARIV
- the rsfS gene encoding ribosome silencing factor, translating into MPADDRSRHLAVVAARAAAGIKAREVIALDVSEQLVLTDVFVVASGSTERQVRSIVDAVEEAMRAEGVKPARKEGVAEGRWVLLDFTDIIVHVQHEEDRVFYALERLWKDCPVIELPEEARGEIGESDGTDSRAGLDGSL
- the nadD gene encoding nicotinate-nucleotide adenylyltransferase, with the translated sequence MIAATRTPSRVGIMGGTFDPIHHGHLVAASEVADEFDLDEVVFVPTGAQPFKLDRAVTTAEHRYLMAVIATASNPLFSVSRVDIDRPGTTYTIDTLRDLHAVYPDAELFFITGADALGQILSWKDSDALWDLAHFVGVTRPGHHFDTEDLPPGEYSLQEIPAMAISSTDCRKRVQAGKAVWYLVPDGVVQYIAKHGLYVDPATFQHPAEVVS
- a CDS encoding glutamate-5-semialdehyde dehydrogenase, whose translation is MSVDSAAQVTDEQASTGVRELAQAAKTASRALRSATTAAKNEALHALADALVADADRILAANAVDVERESAAGMNAGLVDRLRLTQERIAGIADALRELAALPDPVGEVVRGQTLPNGLTVRQVRVPMGVVGMIYEARPNVTVDAAGLALKSGNAVLLRGGSAAASSNETIVAVLGEALERVGLPRELIQSVDAYGRPGARALMRARGLVDVLIPRGGAGLIQTVVAESQVPVIETGVGNCHIYVDATAEVDQAVQILLNAKTQRVGVCNAVETLLVHADAAESFLPAALAALAQAGVRLHTDETSATHAPSSADVVPATDEDWATEYLSMDIAVRVVPDLDAALEHIRTWSSGHTEAILSNDVAAVRRFTGELDSAALLVNASTRFTDGGQLGLGAEIGISTQKLHARGPMGLAELTTTTWIVQGEGHVRP
- a CDS encoding MFS transporter, translating into MSPLSSYRNLFSLTGALYVAVAFLARLPLAMSQIGALLLVSAVTGSYGAGGAAAGATAVVNAVASPFAGALTDRVGQRRVLLVQSVVGAAGLLWLVLAAAAYTPGEAWWPLVLIAGASGAFLPQVGTMARVRWRPIARRSGGAEQRLVDAAFSYEGAADEASFVLGPALVGVVAAVLNPSAALIAAGVLLGVFGLWFALHPTATVVPKPDRTVPAVRIPPVLFVLVFAQLTIGMIFGSVQAGASVLATEAGEPGLTGLLHALLGIGSVTAGLAVVAVPEAFRYENRLRLFTVALAVLSLPLLLVTSLGVLVPVLIVLGLAVAPSMITTFTLAERISPPSRLGAAMTLLAAATGLGYAVGSSAAGRIADWGGYTPAFAVTITGASLAALISLFGARALRRAQTAPRTVPEQVV
- a CDS encoding LLM class flavin-dependent oxidoreductase; protein product: MPASAALRTSLISLDLSGAGAPREWRRAEDSDAESFIMGRLAGLASLADKGGVDLLTLDETFHHAGVRRRDDWLDGAVAASRLSRHTTGATLVATVPLGSHRPEHVAGAVASVHRASAGRAGWQLEVAESGARSLRAVESVINGWPTAPRTSAGTSRPQVVVPVRTSVDGELAAARADVARLSVGTLEEARAARAAIREAAVEWGRDADDVQVLVDVRALISADAPSARARWDLLTSLEEQPREVPLRSIGTASDLTDLWAEWVHAGAADGFTVIPASVPTDVVALVNEVVPQLEARGLRKPRTATVQTAPAAGRRQRVAAPTRVRATA
- a CDS encoding CHAT domain-containing protein, with amino-acid sequence MTEPPATGVPEDAAALHIEARRLANAGDLTGAENLLNRARQCAASMDDLGRIEGTLAYIEVERGQVSEGLARCEAALERVGRGTMAHALLAGQLGTIQFVRGETVPAITLFTRALEVLTGEERSNILLNRGAAYMSVAAYEKARRDFEEGARGPNVIAAAQNAHNLGYLHLLRGQLVAALRWMDRARPELAGLGLSVTATLDIDRSEVLDAAGLRGEAVALLRDVAARLRGSGLWRLQADVDLHLARQLGNEEALEAAERAVRLNRQHGNAVDADEARAVVLLARCRSTRPPTAHSLERLADRLEQAGRRHTAAALRMRAAGLRGTSPRLPGEEEPLTVRLLAGEVAAEVALRAGDTDAALSAASAAIDELDRWQRGIGSLELQSVSRRLGARVIRLGQQAALLSGDAQHLLTWSERARELVARVPATRPPEELADLLADLRRLGPDGDPAERLQLVTQIRQGRWLAAAELPADAPVTVQAVRERSAGARAGRYVTLMEIEGRLIALTLGDREDILDLGAWGEMDQLLGGLSADLTMAAQLAAPVVRAALQERIEGLDKILARALQGAGSLTITAPAVMARMPWGQLPSTVGVPVTVPTSASAWLRQTDAGPIRSVGVVVGPGTRTGSAEADLVRQGWHTVTVGERCDDAQTLASDVDLLHVSAHGQDREAHPLFASLQLADGDLFGHDVELFGRVPPVVILSACGAAGGSLGMARAWLHAGARSVVAAPADIAETAALDRFGQLHGLLARGSSPAEAVANAFGGEALDCAVQCYGAG